CGATGTTACCGATATGGACAGCTTCAACAACGTGAAGCAATGGCTCCAAGAAATCGACAGGTACGCCACCGAGGGCGTTAACAAGCTCCTGGTTGGCAACAAGAGCGATATGGCGGATAAGAAGGTGGTTGATTACCAAGTCGCAAAGGTAAGGCTCACATTTCCCCGCAACTGTCGGGATCACATGCCTCGGGACCTTGTTGGCCCCCGCAGCAACAAGGTGTGCATCGTGCTGACCCGTGGCGTTTTGTAGGAATTTGCCGACAGCTTGGGCATCCCATTCCTCGAGACATCAGCAAAGAACGCCAGCAACGTCGAGCAGGCTTTCTTGACCATGGCTCGCCAGATCAAGGAGCGCATGGGCAGCAGCAttgccaccaacaacaccaaggcgAACGTCAACGTGTCGCCTGGACAGGGTGTCTCCAACAACCAGTCCGGTGGCTGCTGCTAAACGATAATTTTGTCTCCTTAGCGTTGTGCgccgttgttgtttctgGGGCGTTGGGACGGTTTTCTTGCATCGGATGGGCCGGATATGGTTAGATCTGCGGGAGCCGTGGGCGAGGGAAGGTTTTCTGTCAGTCTGTCTGtttgtctgtctgtctgtctgtctgtctctc
The window above is part of the Podospora bellae-mahoneyi strain CBS 112042 chromosome 3, whole genome shotgun sequence genome. Proteins encoded here:
- the ypt1 gene encoding ras GTPase (EggNog:ENOG503NUNU; COG:U) encodes the protein MNPEYDYLFKLLLIGDSGVGKSCLLLRFADDTYTESYISTIGVDFKIRTIELDGKTVKLQIWDTAGQERFRTITSSYYRGAHGICVVYDVTDMDSFNNVKQWLQEIDRYATEGVNKLLVGNKSDMADKKVVDYQVAKEFADSLGIPFLETSAKNASNVEQAFLTMARQIKERMGSSIATNNTKANVNVSPGQGVSNNQSGGCC